One Maribacter sp. HTCC2170 genomic window, TATACCTGGGATGGAGTTAACAGAGACTCTTCTGGTTTAACAGAAGCGCAACGTGGTCCTGGAGATCCAAGTTTGACTGAAGACCTTACTGATCGTACCGACTTTACGGCAACCCTTAACGCCTCTTATGAAAAAGAGTTTGGCGATCACTATTTGAAAATTTTAGGAGGGGTAACCAAAGAACAAAATGAGCAGAGTTTCACTAGGGCTTTTAAGCGGTTTTTCTTATCCAGTGACCTTGCCCAATTGGATTTTGGTGGTACTGAAGGACAATTTAGTCAAGGTAGCGCATTTGAGCGTGCTCGTTTAAACTATTATGGTCGTATTAATTACGCCTTTCAAAGTAAATACTTATTGGAATTGTTATTTAGATATGATGGCTCAGACCTTTTCCCTAAAGATACTCGATTTGGATTCTTCCCAGGAATGTCAGCTGGTTGGGTAGTGTCGGAAGAAGATTTCTTCAAAGAAAGCATCCCTTGGTTAGATTACTTTAAACTTAGAGGTTCATGGGGGCAAATGGGTAACGACAACGTTGATCCATATCAATTCAACGCTTCATATGCATTGTCATTTACAAGTCTCGAGAGTATTGTAACTACGGCTAATGAGAACAAAGTAGCCAACCCAGACGTTACATGGGAAACGGCAACTTCAACGAATATTGGGTTTGACCTTAAAGCGCTCGATAATAAACTATCCCTTGGTTTTGATTATTTCATCAATAAAAGAGAGGATATTTTAACCAGACCAAATTTAACTTTACCTGACTATAGTGGTATTACTCCGCCAAACGTAAATATTGGTGAGTTTGAGAACAAAGGATTTGATATTTCCATTGGCTATAATAATACTACATCATACGGACTTAACTATAGTGTAACTGTTAACTTTAGTGACTCGAATAATAAATTGCTCTTCTTTGACGAACCAACTTTGGCCGATCGTCCATGGCAAAGACAAACCGGAGGGGAAATAGGAAGACCACTTCTTTACGATTTTGATGGCGTTTTCCGTACACAGGCTGAGATCGATTCAGAAACATTGGATTATAGCGAGGTTGCCCCGGTTTTAAAACCAGGTGATGCGCGAGTAGTTGATTTTGACGGTGATGGTAGAATTACCGATGCAGATAAGCGTCGTACAGGAGGTAGTGCATTTGCAGATACACAGTATGGTATTAACACATCCTTAGACTATAAGAATTTCGATTTTAGTATGTATTGGGCTGGTGGTGCCGGTGGTTATATCAACTATGAGTGGTCCTTTATGTCAGGTACCTTGGCTAACGTTCAGCGTGATGTTAGAGACAGAGCTTGGTCTTTGGATAATATTGACGCCCCTTTACCAAGATTGGCAGATAGAGGTGACCAATGGTATTCAGGACAAACTGATGGATACCTACTTACAAGAGATTATATTCGTTTAAAGAATTTGGAATTGGGTTATAGCTTAGATGATGATCTTGCCAGTAAAATTGGAGCTAAAAGCATACGAGTTTCAGCATCAGGTACCAACCTTTTAACCATTACTGATTTCCCATTCGATCCTGAAACTTTAGATATTGACAATGGGACACTTAACAACAATGGTATTAACCAAGGTGGATCCCAGATTGGAGTAAGTGGCGGTAGACAAACTGATGGTAGTGCTTATCCATCATTAAAAACATTTAATCTTGGACTTCAAATAACTTTTTAAAAACTATGAAAATGAGAAAGAGTATTTTAAAATCTACAGCGTTGATCCTGTTCGTTTTTATGGCGATAGGATGTAACGAGGACTTTTTAGACACGACCCCGCTAAATGAAATTGCTGAAGATGCAGTGTGGGCCGATCAAAATTTGGCTGAAGCTGCAGTACTTGATTTGTATCAAGGTACTTGGGCAGGAACCCTTACAGAAGAGGAAACTTCTGATGCGTATACTGATAATGCTGTTTTTACCCACCCTGGTCGTGGTGTAGACGGGTATACTGAAGGAAAAATGACGGCTGCGGGCAATTATTTAGGACGTGACTGGTTAGACAACTGGGGAGCATTGTACTCCTTTATTCGTGGTGCTAACCTTGCAATTGCCAACCTTACAGCGAATGAAGCTGGTTTTGATCAGGGTTTTGTTGATCAACTATTAGGTGAAGCCTATTTTATGAGGGCACATTTTTACACTAATTTGGCGAGACAATATGGTGGGTTGATTTTATTGACCGAACCATTGGCTCTAGATAGCGAGGCAAATAATCCAAGGTCTTCATGGGAAGCTACCGTAAATCTGATTGTTTCAGATTTGAATCAAGCAATTACGCTATTGGATGGTGCTCCTGTTAGTCCTGCAAGGGCTCACAAGCTTACTGCCCTCGCAATGAAATCAAGAATATTGACACATGCGGCCAGTGATTTATACGACGCAACAAAATCTGCTTCTGTATCCACTATTTCTGGTTATGGCAATAAAGATTTGATTCAATATACCAGTGGTACTCAAGATGCTAGATGGACGGCGGCAGCAGCGGCCTCAAAAGCACTATTGGATGAGCACCCTGGCTATAAATTGGATTATGCGGCTCCTGCCTCTCAGGAAGAAGCCAAACAAAACTATGACGATATGTGGATCCAAGGTGATGATAATGTAGATTTCATCTGGGGTCGTTTGGTCGAAGAGTTTGGTTTTGATTCAAGAACTTATGAAGGTGGTGACGGATGGTCGCAAGGGCCTGGAATGTTCGCATTGAACCAAGGACCTAATGGGTATCATGAATGGGCTGGTACAACTCCTACCGAAGCGTTGGTATCAAAATACACAATGTCAGATGGTACTGAGTTCGATTGGGGTAACCCTGCACATTCAGCAGATCCTTATGCTGATCGTGAAGCTCGTTTTTATTCAACTATTCTTTACGATGGCGCACCATGGAAAGATAGAACAAGTGATGTAGTCACTCATGATAATTTCAATGAGATACAGACTGGTTTCTATACCTTTACAGATGGTACAGAGTTCAACGGATCACCAATTAAAAATGGTGTGGACACACGTCAGGGTCCTATTGAAGATTGGAACGGTTCAAGGACTGGTTATTATTTCAGGAAATTCTCTGATCCAAACCAACCTGCCTCTTGGCCTAACGATTTGCAAAAGATAGATTCACCATATCTAAGGCATTCAGAGATTCTATTGAATTATGTTGAGGCTCAGATTGAATTGGGCGATGAAGCTGAAGCCATTTTATGGTTGAATAAACTAAGGTACAGAAATGGCTTGCCAGGTGTTACGGCAACAGGAGATGCACTTAAGGAATTGTATAGAAGAGAGCGTGACAAGGAATTGGTGAATGAAGATGCCAGACTCTTTGACATGAAACGCTGGCTTGAAGGTCCTTATTCTTTGGACAAGCAAGTACAGACAGTCTTGATACAAGCTACACAAACAGGTCCTGTAACTGAATATAGACGCGATCCTGCGGCATGGGATTATACATATACTCCAACGAATATTGTTTTTGAAAACAGACAATGGTTGGATAAAGTATATTTCTTGCCAATAGCGCAATCTGAAATCGATAAAGATCCATCTTTAATACAAAATCCAGGTTACTAGTTAATTATTCCAAATATTAGCAAATTAGTAGGATGACCTCGTATGATAAATACGGGGTTATTCTTATTTTTATATTACCATAATTATATTCTACAAAGATGAAAAATGCATTGTTCTTCATTGTTTTTCTAATGTTGGTGTCTTCATGCGAAAAAAAACACGACACCTTATTTACGAAACTAGATGCCCTAGAAACGGGTGTTGATTTTAAAAATGAATTAAACGAAACCCATAAACACAATTATTTTACAAATCCATATATGTATTTGGGTGGAGGGGTTTCCGTAGGTGACATTAACAATGATGGTTTAGAAGATATCTTTTTTAGTGGGAACATGGTGCCTAACAAACTTTACCTTAATAAGGGCAACATGGAATTTGAAGATATTTCAGAAAATGCAGGGATTTTAGGTGATGAACGCTGGTTTACGGGAACCACATTTGTAGATATAAACCGAGATGGTTACTTGGACATCTATTGTTCCGTCAATGGGAAATTTCCCCCACACAATAATTTGCTATATATCAACAATCAAGACAATACTTTTACTGAAAAAGCTTCGGAATATGGGATTGACTGTGATGGGAATAGTATTCAATCAACATTTTTCGATTATGATAAAGATGGGGATTTAGATCTATATGTAATAAACTATCCTCCAACTAGTTTTATTGCTCCAGTTCCATATTATGCACATAAACTAGAAAACCATGAATTAAGTGAATCTGACCGCCTTTTCCGTAATGATAATGGACATTTTACCGATGTAACTATTGATGCCGGACTGAGTAATTTTGGATTAAGTCTTGGTGTAGTTGCAGCTGATGTGAATAATGATGGGTACACCGATATTTTTGTTTCAAATGATTTCAATGCCCCTGACTTCTTATATATCAATAATCAAGACGGCACTTTTACAAATCAGATAGACACTAGCCTACAGCAAACCTCATTCTTTGGAATGGGTGCTGAGATTGCTGATTTTAACAATGATGGGCATATGGACATTTTTCAATTGGATATGTCAGCAGCAGATCATTTTCGCTCAAAGGCCAATATGTCATCAATGAATCCTGATGCCTTTTATCAATCTGTAAATATAGGGCTGCATCATCAATACATGCAAAACTCACTTCAATTGAATCGCGGCAATTCTAATGGTGAGCTTCCTGTATTCAGTAACGTTTCACGCTTGGCCGGTGTTTCATCCACTGATTGGAGTTGGGGTGGCTTACTTGCCGATTTCGATAACGATGGATGGAAAGACCTCTTTGTTACTAATGGTATTAGACGTGATGTTAACAATAAAGATTTTTATGGCAAATACAGAGCATTCTTCGACAAATTGGAAAACTCCCCTGACTACGAAAACAAGGAGGAAGAAGTAGGTCTCTTGAACTATTTAAATGAATTGCCTTCCGAACGTTTGAGCAACTATATGTTTCAAAACGATCATGATCTTACCTTTACCAAAAGAACAAAAGACTGGGGCTTTGAAGAAAAAACTTTTTCAAATGGTGTTGCCTATTCAGACTTGGATAATGATGGTGATCTTGATTTGGTCATTAATAATTTAGAGGACACTTCCAGTATTTATCGAAACAATAGTTCTGATACAAACCAGCTAACGATTAATTTAAATGGGGATGGCAAGGTTTTACCCAATGAAAGCAAGGTTGCTCTCTATACTCCAGACGGAATACAGGTACAAGAGCATAATGTTGTGCGCGGCTACATGTCCTCGGTAACACCTCTACTCCACTTTGGATTGGGGTCTACTAACAAAATTGACAGTGTCTTGGTTACCTGGCCAAATGGATCAATAACCAAGATGGATAATGTAAAAGCAAATCAAAGGTTGACCATTAATTATGATGATTCCAAGGCCTTTGCCCGTAGCTCTGATAAATCTAAAGACATTCCTAAACTCTTTAACACCGTTGATGCTCCAGAATTAACTGTTCACGAAGAGAATCCTTTTAATGATTTTGATGTCGAGATTTTGCTTCCACATAAAAATACCACCTTGGGTCCTGCCCTGGCAACAGGAGATTTAAACAATGATGGATTGGATGATTATATCATTGGCAGTTCAATTGGTAAATCTGCCACAGTTTTTATTCAAGATGATAAGGGTGAATTTTCTGTTTTGCCCATTGCTGATTTGGTAGATGATAAATATTATGAGGATTTAGGTATTTTAATATTCGATGCTGACAATGATGGCGACAACGATTTTTATATTGCCTCGGGCGGTAATGAGTTTGAAGCTGGTTCTCCTGGGTATGAAGATCGTTTTTATGAAAATTTGGGCGATAATAATTTTCGCAGGAATGATGATACACTTCCAGATACAAAAATAAGTGGATTGGATGTGAGTGCATCAGATTTTGACCATGATGGAGACCTGGATTTGTTTGTAGGAGGGCGCTTGATCCCCAAAAAATACCCTTATCCAGCGGATTCACGAATTTTAGAAAACGTAAGTGATGCCTCTGGACCAAGATTTGTGGAAGTAACAGAAAAGGTATTACCAGAATTAAAGTCCCTGGGGCTAGTAACCGCCTCTAGTTGGGTTGATTTTGATAATGACGGATGGGAAGACCTTGTTCTGGTTGGAGAATGGATGCCAGTAAAATTTTTCAAAAATAATGGCGGATCATTCAAAGATGTATCCAATGAATTATTAAGTGATCCTTTATCCGGTTGGTGGTTCGATATCCAAAAAGGTGATTTTGATAACGATGGCGATTTAGATCTTATTGTTGGGAATTTGGGGAAAAACTACAAATACCAAGCTAGCGCCGACAGGCCCTTTAAAATTTATTTGAATGATTTTGATAGTAATGACCAAGTAGATATTGTTTTGGCCTACAAAAAAGGTGATATTGAACTTCCTGTTCGTGGCCGACAATGTTCTTCGCAACAAATGCCAGCGATTAAACATAAATTCAAAGATTATAATTCGTTTGCCAGTGCATCATTGAACCAGATTTATACGAGCAAATTACTTGATGAAGCATTAAGTTACGAGATAACCTCTTTTGCTAGCATCTATCTTGAAAATAATAATGGAGCTTTCACAGCTAAACCGCTTCCCCAATTGGCACAATTTTCAAGTATAAATAAATTCGTGGTGAAAGACTTTGATTCAGATGGAAATCTAGATGTTGTATTAGCAGGTAACCTTTATAATTCAGAAGTGGAAACGCCAAGAAATGATTCAAGTTTCGGGCTATTTCTACAGGGAGATGGAGCCGGGAATTTCACTGCACAAACCATGCTTGACACAGGTTTGAAGATAGTTGGAGATGTGCGGGACATGGAGCTGCTCACAAAAAATGGCAAAAACCACTTAATGGTCGCTAAAAATAACGCCCAACTGCAGCTTATAGAGATAAACTAAAATCATAAGTATCTCTAGACTACTGAATCGCGAATACTTTATATTCGTAAATCGTCTTATAACAAGATTCAAATATGAAAAATTGTATAAACACATTGCTAATTGTTTTCTCTTTAGTTGGCCAAGGAATTGCTTTCGCGCAACAAAATGAACAAGATTTTGAATTAGCAGGTCACAAGATTCAACTTAAAGGGGATTTCGGTGAATTTGATACGACACTTGAAATTGAAAAAATAACTCAAGGACTAGAAATAGTAACCATTACCTTAAATCATACTGAAGGTGCACCACCACCAGAATTTTCATTGAATTGGGCATTGCCATCAAGCGACATTGCAGGGTATTGGAGTACGGGAAGTTTTAATGATAAAACAATTGGCCCAAGTTGGGGGCCATCGGCTGTTAAATCAATGTTGGCGAAACAAGCTCCTGTAATTACATTATTTGGTCATGATGACTCCAATCGACTTACATTTTCCGCTTCTGAAGCCCTCAATACGACTATCCTGAGCTCAGGAATTATGGAAGAAGATGGATTGGTCTATAACAAGGTGACCTTTTTCTCAGAAAAATATAGATCCCTTAAAACATATGAGGTTAAAGTGCGCTTTGACACTAGATCTCAATTGTATTCCAAAGCATTGAATCAAGTAGCCGACTGGTGGGCTTCTTTTGAGCTCTATACGCCGTCACAAGTGCCTGAAGTTGCACGAAAACCTGTTTATTCCAGCTGGTATAGCTACCATCAGAATGTTACGATGAAAAATCTGCTTGCTGAGTGTAGATTGGCCAAGAAAATGGGCTTTGAATCCATTATTGTAGATGATGGGTGGCAAACTCTCGATAGCAGTCGAGGCTATGCATATACTGGGGATTGGGAACCAGAGCGTATACCCGAAATGAAAGAATTTGTAGCTGCCGTACATGATTTGGACATGAAATTCATGCTTTGGTATGGTGTTCCGTTTGTAGGTGAAAAATCGAAAGCCTATGAAAAAATGAAAGGTAAATTTCTAAGATATTGGGATGGGCAAGGCACCTATGTTCTAGACCCAAGATATCCAGAAGTTAGGCAATTCATCATTCAGACCTATATTGACGCTACAGAAGCATGGGACCTTGATGGATTCAAATTGGACTTTATTGGTCGATTTAATGCCGGTAATGATACCGAATTAACTAAGGAGAATGGCCGTGATTATGCTTCAGTAAATGAAGCTACAGATGTACTGATGACAGATTTAATGAAATCATTGCAAGAGATTAAACCAGACATTATGATTGAGTTTAGGCAACCTTACGTAGGACCGGCCATGAGAAAATATGGCAATATGTTCAGGGCAACTGATTGCCCCAACCTTGCATCCGTGAATAGAATAAGGACTTCGGACCTTAGATTTTTAAGTGGTAATACTGCAGTACATTCTGATATGTTGATGTGGCATTATGATGAACCTGTTGAGGTGGCTGCACTACAAATGTTAAATGTGATGTATTCTGTGCCTCAAATTTCTGTACGATTAGAGGATATTCCTGAAGATCATTCTAAAATGATCAAACACTATACTTCTTACTGGCTAAATAATAGTGCGGTACTATTAGATGGCGAGTTCCATGCAATAAGTCCATTAACCAATTACCCTGTATTGGAAGGTTGGAACAAAGACAAAAAAATAACTACCGTATTCAATGATCAAGTTGTTGAAATAAATCAAGAGAAATTCACCCATATTGATGTATTGAATGCAAAAAGATCAACACGATTGATAATAGCTGCTACTGGAGTCGAAAGAAATTTTGATTATGTTATCAAAAACTGCCTTGGAGAGATAACAAGTGAAGATACCATTCAGATTACCCAAGGCACCCATACATTCGAGGTGCCGCCTTCAGGTTTAATTTCCTTTACCGCGAAGGATTAATAAAAGGAGACTCTAATTAGGGTCGTCTTATCAAATTATTGCTAGGCTGTATTAAAACTTATGGTACTACAAAAAAAACATATTGGTAATACAAAAATCGTCCACATATTATTTGTTTGGATGTTGTGTTCAATTCTACTTTCATGTAAAGATTCCAGGACGGCTTCTTTTGAAACGCCCCAATTGGATTTCAAGACTGGCGATAGTAACGGTTTTATACTTCCTGAAGAGTGGCAGGTAACACTATGGGCTGAATCCCCAGACCTATACAATCCAACAAATATAGATGTAGACATAAAAGGTAGAATTTGGGTTACTGAAGCTGTAAACTACCGTGAATTTAATAATGCTTCCGACAAACGCCTCAGTTTTGAAAAAGGTGATAGAATAATGATTTTGGAAGACACCGATGGGGATGGTGTAAGTGATTCCTCAAAGGTATTCGTTCAAGATAAAGACCTAGTAGCTCCCATGGGTATAGCAGTCATAGGTAACAAAGTAGTGGTTTCTTGCGCGCCAAATCTAATTGTTTATACAGATGAAAATGGTGATGACGTTCCTGACAAAAAGGAAATTTTTCTTACTGGGTTTGGTGGATTCGACCATGATCATAGCCTTCATTCCGTTATTGCAGGTCCCGATGGAAAATGGTATTTCAACACTGGAAACGCCGGACCCCACATGGTTACCGACAAGTCAGGATGGCAGCTTCGGTCAGGAAGTGTTTATACGGGAGGAACTCCTTATAATGACGCTAACACCCCTGCTCAAGTAAGTGATGATGGGCATATCTGGGTAGGTGGATTAGCATTACGAATAAAAAATGATGGAAATGGGTTGGAAGTTGTAGGGCATAATTTCCGTAATGCCTATGAATTGGCCTTGGACTCTTTTGGTAACATGTGGCAAAATGACAATGATGATCAGGTAGAAACATGTAGGACCACTTGGTTAATGGAAGGTGGGAATGCAGGTTATTTTAGCCCGGATGGCTCAAGAACCTGGCAGGCAGACCGCAGACCAGGGCAAGATACATTTACCGCACACTGGCATCAAGATGACCCAGGAATTTTACCCGCAGGAGATAATACAGGTGCAGGATCACCAACTGGTGTTGTCGTTTACGAAGGAGATGCTTTTGGCTCAACATATAGAGGTGCCCTTATGAGCGCAGATGCTGGTAGAAATGTAATATTTGCATACCAACCGAGTATGGACGAATCAGGGTTTAAACTTAAAAGACAGGATTTGATTACCTCAATGCAAGAATCTACAGAGGGGTATATCTGGAACGAGGTAGATGGTGACAAGCGCAAATTGTTTAGACCTAGTGATGTAGCAGTAGGAACTGATGGCGCAATTTATATTGCAGATTGGTATGATCCGGTTGTTGGAGGACATCAGATGATGGACAGTCTTGGTTATGGAAGAATTTATAGAATAACCCCTAAGAACAATAATTTAAGTATTCCTGATATTGATATAAATACTACAGAAGGGCAGATTTCGGCACTTTTAAATCCGGCAATAAACGTTAGAAATTTAGGATTTGAAAAATTGTTGAAAAATGGAGATTCTGCATTCGAAGAGGTAATAAAAATATTGGAAAGTTCAAATCCATATCATAAAGCAAGAGCAATATGGCTTTTGCCCCAATTCGGTGAAAAAGGTAAGAAAACAGTAGAAAAAATATTAAAAAATGACCCTAACCCCCGCTTAAGGGTTACCGCGTATAGGGCACTTAAACAATTCAAAACCAATTTACTACAATATGCCAGAATAGCCGTTGATGACCCCTCTCCGGCAGTAAGAAGGGAAGTTGCCATATCCTTAAGGGGTGTCCCTTGGATTAAAAGCAAAGTGCTAATTAATAAGCTAATTAAAAAATATAATGGCACTGATCGTTGGTATCTTGAAGCTCTAGGTATGGCTTTGGAAGGCAAAGAAGATATTGCCTATAAGAACATATTAAAGCAGTATAAAGACCCTTTGGTCTGGCCCACAAACATAGCAAATATTGTATGGAGAATACACCCAAAATCTTCAATCTCTGCTTTGAAGGAGATGGCTATGTCCAAAAAACTAGTTGATAGTTTGAGAGTACTTGCTGTTGATGCAATTGCCTTTATTCCAGACACAGAAGCAGTTGCTGCCATGCTTGATATTCAAAAAAACGAAGAAGACAACAATATTGGTGAACTAGCTAAGTGGTGGGTTAGTTTTAGAGAAAATAATGAATGGTTCGCCCATTGGGACTGGAAAAACCTTGATAATAATAGTAAAACTCTGGTGATTCCAGAAGATATTGCATTGCTTCAGGATAAAATACTCAGTCGAGGGTTATCTATCCAAGAACGGATAGAAGTAGGCAAGGAAATGGCAAGAAGTTTAATAGGAGCCAGGTTACTTATTGGCCTAGCCTCCAATGAGAGTTTGTCCAAAGAAGTTTTAAACGGTATTTCCAGCACAATTCATAACAACCCTGAGTTGGAAATCAGAACATTGGCCAGCTCATACTTCAGAAAAAAAGACAAAAAGAAAATATCATTAAAAAATATTAATTCGCTAATTGGTGATGTTCATAAAGGTGAAAAACTCTTTATCTCAAAATGTGCTTCTTGTCATAAAATTGGCGATGTTGGGAATGATATAGGGCCTGTCTTAACCTCTATAGGTGAAAAGCTTGATATGACTGGACTTATTGAAGCCATCATAAACCCAAGTGCGGCTATCGTTTTTGGCTATGAATCTATAATGGTCAAAACTAAAAGCGGTCAGACATTTTACGGTTTCCTACTTTCAGAAGGAGAAACTACTATTATTAAAGATATGGCTGGAAATAAAACTGTACTCCTAAAAGCAGATATTGAAAGTAGCCAAAAGATGGGAGTTAGTATTATGCCCGATGCTTTAACTTTAAACCTTAAGGAGCAGGAAATCGCAGACATCGGCAGCTACCTACTAAACTTATAGAAGTAGGTTCATTACTTTAATTGATCTTCTGAATATTTACCTATCAAATGTGTTCGAACATAAAAGGAAGTCTCCAAACTATCTTTATTCAACTGAACCATCATCGCCTTGGAGGCTTTTGTAGGCATATGACATGCAATACAGTTGTTGTTCATTTTGAGATTCTCCTCTTCTTGTTCAGAGCATAATGTGCTATTCATATTATGACAACTAATGCATTTAGAATTAAAATAGGCAGAATTATTTCTTTGATTTTTATGGGGGTCGTGACACGTAGTGCAATCCATGTTTTCGGATTGTTTAAAGCATTCACTACTTGTCAATAATCCATATTGATTACCGTGCACGTCTAACTTATCGTTTGAAACCTTAGTTTCATAATTACGGGAATATTCGTTTAAATTTTCACCTGTAAGAAAAGAAAATGGTGTTCCCTTAATTAATTCTCTTCGTAAACCAGAGTGACATTGTGCACATGCATCTAAACGCTGTTGTCTTGATAAGTCCTTTATTTTAAGCATATATTTTGCTTCTTTTGCCTCTGGATTGGCTCTATGATAGACGACATGTTTTTTACTAGGTCTATGACATCGTTCACAATCAATACCATAAACCATCTTTTCCCTATTATATGTATTATGTTTTTTAGAATTATTATTGTTTGCAAAGGTCATATGACATTTTAAACACGCATCTCCTATTGGTCTTGTATAATGATATGTTGGAAAACTAGGACTGTTAACCCAATCATCGGTAGGTGTGTAGTAAGAAACATGTAATTGGTAGAGCTCGTTGTTATCCCAAGTCAGGTATGACTGCCCTTTTACTCCAGAACCAATTACAATATCAAATTTGGAAGGAAAAGTAGCTAAACTCCTATTTTTGATTTTCGTATGCTGAAATAAACTGTCTTCTTTTATTTTCATCTCAAAAGAAACGTCTTTGAGGTCCAATAAGTTTGACCCAGTCTTAAAACTTCCTAAGACATTACTGGTATCAGCAATTGCAGAAGTATTAAAATGAGCAGTTTCTAAATGAGTGCTATAAATTTCTGAATGGCATTCTATACAGGTATCTGAGCCCACAAAATGTTTCCCGCTAAAATGAGTTGCTACTTCCGAGGGATTAAAATAATCTGACTCTTCTACAGGGTTCTTACAGTTATAGACAATAAAAACCATCAATACTATTAGTATCGAAAGAAAGATGTTAAGTAATAAGCTGTTATTCCTCACTAATTAAATATAACTCATCTCTAAACATTATAAAAAAAGGAAGCAATAAAAAGAAAAAAATACTAAACTTCCCTCTGCATCAAACTCTCACCAAAACCTCTTAAAAGCTCTTTTTTTTCATTCGATATATCCAAACTATTAAGCTTCCCAAAGGCCTTCTTGGTGTAGAATTCAATTTGGCTTTTTGTGTGCTTAACAGCACCAGTCGAGTGAAACATTTCCTTTATGGCCTCAACTTTTTCGCTTGGATCTTTTGGTTGAATGGAATAGAGGTCCAGAAGTTCATTTTTTTGTTCTTCATCTCCATTTTCCAACGCAGCCAAATACAATACTGTTTTTTTGTTTTCAATAATATCTCCTCCAACTTGTTTTCCAAACGTTTTTGGGTCTCCAAAAGCATCTAGATAATCGTCTTGTA contains:
- a CDS encoding PVC-type heme-binding CxxCH protein, whose product is MVLQKKHIGNTKIVHILFVWMLCSILLSCKDSRTASFETPQLDFKTGDSNGFILPEEWQVTLWAESPDLYNPTNIDVDIKGRIWVTEAVNYREFNNASDKRLSFEKGDRIMILEDTDGDGVSDSSKVFVQDKDLVAPMGIAVIGNKVVVSCAPNLIVYTDENGDDVPDKKEIFLTGFGGFDHDHSLHSVIAGPDGKWYFNTGNAGPHMVTDKSGWQLRSGSVYTGGTPYNDANTPAQVSDDGHIWVGGLALRIKNDGNGLEVVGHNFRNAYELALDSFGNMWQNDNDDQVETCRTTWLMEGGNAGYFSPDGSRTWQADRRPGQDTFTAHWHQDDPGILPAGDNTGAGSPTGVVVYEGDAFGSTYRGALMSADAGRNVIFAYQPSMDESGFKLKRQDLITSMQESTEGYIWNEVDGDKRKLFRPSDVAVGTDGAIYIADWYDPVVGGHQMMDSLGYGRIYRITPKNNNLSIPDIDINTTEGQISALLNPAINVRNLGFEKLLKNGDSAFEEVIKILESSNPYHKARAIWLLPQFGEKGKKTVEKILKNDPNPRLRVTAYRALKQFKTNLLQYARIAVDDPSPAVRREVAISLRGVPWIKSKVLINKLIKKYNGTDRWYLEALGMALEGKEDIAYKNILKQYKDPLVWPTNIANIVWRIHPKSSISALKEMAMSKKLVDSLRVLAVDAIAFIPDTEAVAAMLDIQKNEEDNNIGELAKWWVSFRENNEWFAHWDWKNLDNNSKTLVIPEDIALLQDKILSRGLSIQERIEVGKEMARSLIGARLLIGLASNESLSKEVLNGISSTIHNNPELEIRTLASSYFRKKDKKKISLKNINSLIGDVHKGEKLFISKCASCHKIGDVGNDIGPVLTSIGEKLDMTGLIEAIINPSAAIVFGYESIMVKTKSGQTFYGFLLSEGETTIIKDMAGNKTVLLKADIESSQKMGVSIMPDALTLNLKEQEIADIGSYLLNL
- a CDS encoding multiheme c-type cytochrome, which translates into the protein MVFIVYNCKNPVEESDYFNPSEVATHFSGKHFVGSDTCIECHSEIYSTHLETAHFNTSAIADTSNVLGSFKTGSNLLDLKDVSFEMKIKEDSLFQHTKIKNRSLATFPSKFDIVIGSGVKGQSYLTWDNNELYQLHVSYYTPTDDWVNSPSFPTYHYTRPIGDACLKCHMTFANNNNSKKHNTYNREKMVYGIDCERCHRPSKKHVVYHRANPEAKEAKYMLKIKDLSRQQRLDACAQCHSGLRRELIKGTPFSFLTGENLNEYSRNYETKVSNDKLDVHGNQYGLLTSSECFKQSENMDCTTCHDPHKNQRNNSAYFNSKCISCHNMNSTLCSEQEEENLKMNNNCIACHMPTKASKAMMVQLNKDSLETSFYVRTHLIGKYSEDQLK